In Gymnogyps californianus isolate 813 chromosome 1, ASM1813914v2, whole genome shotgun sequence, the following are encoded in one genomic region:
- the ETFRF1 gene encoding electron transfer flavoprotein regulatory factor 1, producing the protein MANSLRGEVLNLYKNLLYLGREYPKGADYFRSRLKAAFLKNKDEKDPEKIKQLIARGEFVIKELEALYFLRKYRALKQRYYSDDSQ; encoded by the exons ATGGCCAATTCTTTAAGAGGTGAAGTGTTGAATCTGTACAAAAAT ctgCTGTACCTTGGAAGGGAGTATCCCAAAGGAGCAGACTACTTTAGAAGCCGtttgaaagcagctttcctaaaaaataaagatgagaaaGATCCTGAAAAAATTAAGCAGCTAATTGCACGAGGAGAATTTGTTATAAAAGAGTTGGAGGCTTTGTACTTTCTCAGAAAATACAGAGCCCTGAAACAGCGCTACTACAGTGATGACAGTCAATAA